The Epinephelus moara isolate mb chromosome 11, YSFRI_EMoa_1.0, whole genome shotgun sequence sequence TGAATTTTTGTTGTACTGCAAATCCTTAAAATGtctaaatctaaatatgcaAACAAACTGCTCAACTTTGTAGAAATATACAGACCCTGAAAATAATATTATTTACTCTCAATTGAAGACCAAATAactttgttttgtattatttatgttgtaatatttataatttgtatctttatttgtttaaatttgtttcccttaagtatttttattttctttattttggctAACATCGTTTTTTTCTActcagtttcatgcagatctaCTTTGAGAATATGGTGGACTTGTATTACTGTTGTATTTCTAAATTGTTTgataaagttttaaaatttgTCTTGACATAATTAATACCAGGAAACTAAaccgcttttattttgaaaacacgtGTGAACCGGAAGTGCTTGTCTTAGTGGAACTGAAGTAACGTTTACTTTGGTCTGTCGACACGTGTAACGCAGCTGTTAAATAAAGCGTTTATCCGTCAACAACTACCCACCTGACATTGAATTGTAAGTCTGCATGTATGTGCTATAAATGTAGGTTGTAAATTACAGTTTGtagtgatgtaattttaaatGCAGACCAGCTAACGGCTAAGCTAGCAGGCGGATTTAAGGTAACGTCAGGTAACTTCAGGGATGGTTAAAGTACGTTTGTGACAGTGAGTGTCGTTATCGTGTAAGAAAACATTATTACGTCCAGTTGACAGTGCGTGAAGTGGTTGTCTACATTGTTAAGCTTAATTCCTAAACATAACAATACTGCCAGCAGTCTGAGATTGTTAAGGAAAATATACTCGATATAAGTTAAATCAGTTCAGTACTTTTTTACTTAAGAATAAACCATTAGGTATTTCAGAAGTGGTGGTTCTGCTTTCAACAGTTTGGCTGCTTTATCATTAACAGATATGTTAAACTTTGGTCTGTTGCATGTTTGCAGGCACTGCTGCGTGTTTCCGATGAAACAATGTCTGACGCATTTAGCAGCAGCTCGGAAACCGTAATACAGCGTGTGGTGGAGGCTGCTGTGAAGACTAATACTCCTCTGGATAAACTTGAAGAGCTGTATCAGATTAAGAAGACTTGCGCCTTCATCAGTGAGCATCAGTTTGAAAAGGTGAGGATACAGTTTTTACCTTTAATCGTGTAAATAGTTAAGTTTGTATGCACACTCaatggccactttattaggtacacattgccagtaccaggttggaccccctttttaattcttggtgtcatagattcaagaaggtgctggaaacattcctcagagattttgatCCATagtgacatgatgacatcacacagttgctgtaGATTTGTctgctgcacatccatgatgagaatctcccgttccaccacatcccaaaggtgctcttttggactgagatctggtgactgtggaggccattggagtacagtgaagaAATGTTGAAGAAACCAGtgtgagatgatttgagctttgtgacatggtgcattatcctgctggaagtagccatcagaagatgggtacactgtggtcataaagggatggacacggtcagcaacaatactcaggtaggctgtggtgtttaaaccatgctcagttggtactaagaaaatctcccccacaccattacaccaccaccagcagcctgaaccgttgatacaaggcaggatggatccatgctttcatgttgtttacaccaaattctgaccctaccatctgaatgtggcagcagaaatccagactcatcagaccaggcaacgtttttccaatcttctattgtccagttttggtgagcctgtgtgaactgtagcctcagtttcctgttgttagctgacaggagtggcacctggtgtggtcttctgctgctgtagcccatctgcttcaaggttggacgtgttgttggttcagagatggtcttctgcagaccttggttgtaaccagtggttatttgagttactgttgcctttctatcatcttgaaccagtctggccattctcctctgacctctggcatcaacaagacattttcacccagagaactgctgctcactggatattttctcttcttcggaccatcctctgtaaaccctagagaggGTTGTgagtgaaaatcccagtaaatactcagaccagcccgtctggcaccaacaaccatgccacgttcaaagtcacttaaatcacctttcttccccattctgatgctcggtttgaactttagcaggttgtcttgaccatgtctgcatgcctaaatgcactgagttggtgccacgtgattggctgattagctatttaaGTTAACAAGAAGTTGGCCATTGAGTGTATGTATATAAAAGAATGAAAGGACGACACAGTTCTTGTTAAAAAGCTATTCGATCAGTCGATCAGTCAAGCAAGTTCAGTGAAATATTATGCAGGAATGCTAGATACACCTCTGAGGAGTTTGTCTAAAATGTTTAATGTTCACAGGTTGCTCTGCAGTTTCCTGATGAGCTGCTGGTGGATTCAGTTGCAGTAGCAGTGGAGATTGAGAGAAACAGCAATGCAAAGCCATACATTTTGGGAGATACATCCTACGGCAGGTAACACATCAGGTTCAtttgagaacacacacattttacaggCACCTTACACTAGATACAAAGCAATGCTCTGCTGGGacggtcctggcattcatgtggattccacttgacacacaccacccaaccaaacactgttgcagaccaagtactaTTATAGTATTTTTTCACAATATAAGATGTAAGTTAAATGCTCTaagtgttgttatttttgtgtacATTCATATTTGTTGTTGAATTTTCTTGAGCAGTTGCTGTGTGGACGAGGTAGCCGCAGAACATGTTGGAGCCGACTGCATTGTGCACTATGGCAGCGCCTGCCTCAGCCCGTCTAAAAGGCTGCCCCTGATGTACGTCTTTGAGAAAAGAGCGGTGGATCTTGAGAAGTGTACTTCTGCCTTCAGAGAACTCTACCCCGACACACAGAGTCACATCATCGTCCTCTATGATGTCAACTATGTTCATGCAATAAGTAAGTATTCTTCAAGCCCTACTGTGTACTCTTTTATCTGATGCATGAAATAGGGAATATATATGTTTATGTCATTATATTGGGTAGATATTCAGTTTTGTAAATGATTTCTGGTGTGACTGaatacagcttttttttttctttttaggtgATCTTCTGACTCTCCTTTCGCCAGAATATCCAAACCTTGTCGTCTCAGAACTTGTTGTCGAAGGGGAGCAGTGTTTCAGTCATGACTGGATTAAAGGAAAACACGATGACGCCACAGAGCAAGACAACAGCCAGGTTATTTGTCAGTTTGGCCGGAAGTTCTTCTTGAAGAGCGGTTTAAGCATCACAGATTACAGTGTGTTCTACATTGGCCAAGAGGGAGTGACGCTGAGGAACTTCATGATGACTTGGAATCGCTGCTCATTTTGCTCTTTTGACCCCATTAAAATGACCGGGAGGACTGAGTCAGTCAGTATCAACCGCGCACTGATGAAGCGATATTACGCTATAGAAAGGGCCAAGGATGCCAATGTGGTCGGCATCCTGGTCGGCACGCTTGGGGTGGCAGACTACCTCAGCATCATCCAGCAGTTGAAGGAAACCATCAAAGCAGCTGGCAAGAAGAGCTACATGTTTGCCATGGGGAAGCTGAACGTACCCAAACTAGCAAACTTTCTTgaaattgacatttttgtgtTAATTGCGTGTCCTGAGAACTCACTGCTGGACTCCAGTGAGTTCTACAAACCTGTAGTAACACCGTTTGAGATGGAGGTGGCCTGCAATAAGAAGAGGGAGTGGTCGGAGGAATATGTCACAGACTTTCGACACCTTCTGCCAGGTCAGATTGTGATTTATTCACAtcagaaaaactttttttatgttAAGGGACTGCATAGAAATTATAACAGGATTAAATGTTatatacatttttcaaaaaaatgttgaatgtCACGTAAAGTTGGCCAATGTTATAGTTCAAATTCAGCCTTTTTATGTAGGCTTTATTCCAAAATAGACATGGCTAGTTTAAGTTCTCCAGagatttaaaagtttaaaagtgaATATTATCATTCTGTTAATTGTTATTAATCTATACATTTTATGTAAGGGCTTGGCAAaattgagaaaatcaaatactGCAGTATTTTTGACAAAGTGTATATCGAAAGTGTGCTTCATTAA is a genomic window containing:
- the dph2 gene encoding 2-(3-amino-3-carboxypropyl)histidine synthase subunit 2 isoform X1 codes for the protein MSDAFSSSSETVIQRVVEAAVKTNTPLDKLEELYQIKKTCAFISEHQFEKVALQFPDELLVDSVAVAVEIERNSNAKPYILGDTSYGSCCVDEVAAEHVGADCIVHYGSACLSPSKRLPLMYVFEKRAVDLEKCTSAFRELYPDTQSHIIVLYDVNYVHAISDLLTLLSPEYPNLVVSELVVEGEQCFSHDWIKGKHDDATEQDNSQVICQFGRKFFLKSGLSITDYSVFYIGQEGVTLRNFMMTWNRCSFCSFDPIKMTGRTESVSINRALMKRYYAIERAKDANVVGILVGTLGVADYLSIIQQLKETIKAAGKKSYMFAMGKLNVPKLANFLEIDIFVLIACPENSLLDSSEFYKPVVTPFEMEVACNKKREWSEEYVTDFRHLLPGRQSHVPLSDQPEEDDETDVSLITGALRSKNLLNSEPAVSSFGSSVVLRNQTLTVATNSAASFLSERSWRGLEQKLGETPVVKAAEGRRGIAIAYEEEGTSS
- the dph2 gene encoding 2-(3-amino-3-carboxypropyl)histidine synthase subunit 2 isoform X2, giving the protein MDTVSNNTQVALQFPDELLVDSVAVAVEIERNSNAKPYILGDTSYGSCCVDEVAAEHVGADCIVHYGSACLSPSKRLPLMYVFEKRAVDLEKCTSAFRELYPDTQSHIIVLYDVNYVHAISDLLTLLSPEYPNLVVSELVVEGEQCFSHDWIKGKHDDATEQDNSQVICQFGRKFFLKSGLSITDYSVFYIGQEGVTLRNFMMTWNRCSFCSFDPIKMTGRTESVSINRALMKRYYAIERAKDANVVGILVGTLGVADYLSIIQQLKETIKAAGKKSYMFAMGKLNVPKLANFLEIDIFVLIACPENSLLDSSEFYKPVVTPFEMEVACNKKREWSEEYVTDFRHLLPGRQSHVPLSDQPEEDDETDVSLITGALRSKNLLNSEPAVSSFGSSVVLRNQTLTVATNSAASFLSERSWRGLEQKLGETPVVKAAEGRRGIAIAYEEEGTSS